The following are from one region of the Thiocapsa rosea genome:
- the phoR gene encoding phosphate regulon sensor histidine kinase PhoR produces the protein MAGKPHPRGESWRHALSFEVWLLAATVVLCITPWLIAPQWAWVGTPLLAAYLLRQLYLLTRLALLIRRHHRLIPPFPRGLWGEIYRSIAQYQQRGRKGRKRQIRFTRRFREAANAVPDGLVILDKLHRVDWANPAAAALMNVHWPEDDGRPLFEILTHPDLKDFVETGESLRPMDLAPEHNRALMLSLRITPFGERKRQRLVVARDITKIYHLNMIRRDFVANASHELRTPLTVIAGFLESLIDAAATPPNHRRPLTLMHNQAERMRLIIEDLLTLSRLEMHEHPEVQERVDVPDELHLILQEAHALSNGRHAFSTDIDENLLLLGSAPELRSAFSNLVFNAVKHTPDGTEIRIRWAASSDSLALHIQDNGPGIEPEHLPRLTERFYRIDKARSRESGGTGLGLAIAKHIMNRHDARLLIASQIDRGSTFSCVFPRARAILREETEQETAPRALPHPTAEVRSTSGSDTACPHLNTDERSAAC, from the coding sequence TTGGCCGGCAAGCCACACCCACGGGGAGAGTCCTGGCGTCATGCCCTGTCGTTCGAGGTGTGGCTGCTCGCGGCCACGGTCGTCCTGTGCATCACGCCCTGGCTGATCGCACCCCAATGGGCTTGGGTCGGAACACCGCTCCTCGCCGCCTACCTGCTGCGCCAGCTCTACCTGCTCACGCGTCTCGCGCTGCTGATCCGGCGTCACCACCGGCTGATCCCGCCCTTTCCGCGCGGACTCTGGGGCGAGATCTATCGCAGCATCGCGCAGTATCAGCAACGCGGGCGCAAGGGCCGCAAGCGCCAGATCCGCTTTACCCGTCGCTTTCGCGAGGCGGCCAACGCGGTCCCGGACGGTCTGGTCATCCTCGACAAACTGCATCGAGTGGATTGGGCGAACCCCGCCGCAGCGGCCTTGATGAACGTGCATTGGCCCGAGGACGACGGGCGGCCTCTGTTCGAGATCCTGACCCATCCGGATCTGAAGGACTTCGTGGAGACCGGCGAATCCCTGCGTCCGATGGATCTCGCCCCGGAGCACAATCGCGCCCTGATGCTGTCGCTGCGCATCACCCCGTTCGGCGAGCGCAAGCGTCAGCGGCTCGTGGTCGCTCGCGACATCACCAAGATCTATCACCTGAACATGATCCGGCGCGACTTCGTCGCCAACGCGTCGCATGAGTTGCGCACGCCCTTGACCGTCATCGCCGGCTTCCTCGAGAGCCTGATCGACGCCGCGGCCACGCCGCCGAATCATCGTCGCCCCTTGACCCTGATGCACAATCAGGCCGAGCGCATGCGCCTCATCATCGAAGACCTGCTGACACTCTCGCGCCTGGAGATGCACGAGCACCCGGAGGTGCAGGAGCGTGTCGATGTCCCGGACGAGCTGCATCTGATCCTGCAGGAGGCGCATGCACTGAGCAACGGCCGGCACGCCTTCTCGACCGATATCGACGAGAATCTGCTCTTGCTCGGGAGCGCGCCCGAGCTGCGCAGCGCCTTCTCCAATCTTGTCTTCAACGCGGTCAAGCATACGCCCGACGGCACCGAGATCCGCATCCGCTGGGCGGCATCGAGCGACAGCCTGGCGCTGCACATCCAGGACAACGGACCCGGCATCGAGCCCGAGCATCTGCCGAGGCTGACCGAGCGCTTCTATCGGATCGACAAGGCCCGCTCGCGCGAATCCGGAGGCACCGGACTGGGTCTCGCCATCGCCAAGCACATCATGAATCGGCACGATGCACGCCTGCTGATCGCGAGCCAGATCGATCGGGGCTCGACCTTTTCGTGCGTCTTCCCGCGCGCTCGGGCGATCCTCCGAGAGGAGACCGAACAGGAGACCGCACCTCGCGCATTGCCCCACCCGACGGCCGAGGTCCGATCGACCTCGGGGTCGGATACGGCATGCCCGCACCTGAACACAGATGAGCGCTCGGCCGCTTGTTGA
- a CDS encoding transporter substrate-binding domain-containing protein, which translates to MNDLSKGLAIGFALVFAGLSSAAWCADLDEILERGELRHLGIKYANFVTGSGDGFDVELVKGFAQDLGVDYVLVDTNFYNVIRDLLGKDVVRNGSEVTLEGDYPVRGDMIAAGFTVLPWREQVLLYSQPTFPSQVLLVARSESELSPIPGSTDLSRDILQTKDMIGSKSLLVMERTCLDPANYGLTGAGLDLKSYTKSSNLNEMVPALLNKEAELTLLDVPDAILDLKKWAGHIKVIGPISEHQDLAAAFPKSAPALRDAFDDYLSRIKADGTYDRLVDTYYPGIRRYFPGFFDRDS; encoded by the coding sequence ATGAACGACTTGAGCAAAGGTCTCGCCATCGGCTTTGCCTTGGTCTTCGCCGGCCTGTCCTCGGCGGCGTGGTGCGCCGATCTCGACGAGATCTTGGAGCGCGGCGAATTGCGTCATCTCGGCATCAAATATGCCAACTTCGTCACCGGCTCCGGCGACGGCTTCGACGTTGAATTGGTCAAGGGCTTTGCGCAGGATCTCGGTGTCGACTACGTCCTCGTCGACACCAATTTCTACAACGTGATCCGCGATCTGTTGGGCAAGGATGTCGTGCGCAACGGCTCGGAGGTCACCCTCGAAGGCGACTACCCGGTCCGCGGGGACATGATCGCGGCCGGGTTTACTGTGCTCCCCTGGCGCGAGCAGGTGCTGCTGTATTCACAACCCACCTTTCCGTCTCAGGTTCTCTTGGTGGCCCGCTCCGAATCCGAGCTCTCGCCGATCCCGGGTAGCACCGACCTATCCCGTGATATCCTTCAAACCAAGGACATGATCGGGTCGAAAAGCCTCTTGGTGATGGAGCGGACCTGTCTCGATCCGGCCAACTACGGCTTGACCGGTGCCGGGCTCGATCTGAAGTCCTATACCAAAAGCTCGAACCTCAATGAGATGGTCCCGGCGCTCCTCAACAAAGAAGCCGAGCTGACCCTGTTGGACGTCCCGGACGCCATTCTCGATCTGAAGAAATGGGCCGGGCATATCAAGGTCATCGGCCCCATCTCGGAGCATCAGGATCTTGCCGCCGCTTTCCCGAAGAGCGCACCCGCGCTGCGCGACGCCTTCGACGATTATCTCTCGAGAATCAAGGCCGATGGCACCTACGATCGCTTGGTCGACACCTACTACCCGGGCATCCGCCGCTACTTTCCGGGATTCTTCGACCGCGACTCCTGA